The Orcinus orca chromosome 1, mOrcOrc1.1, whole genome shotgun sequence DNA window TCCCTTTTCACCTCTGCCATACTACCTCTGCCATACTACCTCTGCCAAGAAGACTTTCCCTGGCGCTCCCACCCCTGCATACGTCACGCACACTGCAGAGCCAGGTCCTATTTACACGGACGGTttctaagctccttgagggcagggccccTGTCACCttcaagttttttgttgttttaaatcctAATCAATCAGTGTTTGTGAAATGAAGGACTGACTAAATCAGGGTTATTAGGCAACGACTGGAGCTCAAGTGCTTCACCCCATCCGAGCGATTGCTCATCGCTGCCCTGCTTGTGGCAGGTTAGACAGTTTAGGGCAGGCATCATCCCCTCAAGAGGCTCAATTTAAGCAAACTGATTTGCCTAAGGTCAAAGGTgagacaagagaaaaggaagttggCCAGCTCTTCCTCAGGGCACACTCCCCTCCTAACAAGGTCACCCCCCGAGGCTACACAGTGACAGTACAGTCAGAAGAAGCTGCAGTAACAAGGGTCATGCCCGAGCATTAGGCCTGGACTCTAGTCCTTGAATTGCCACATATCagtataaccttgggcaagtcccatccttcctctgggcctcagtttttccatctgtcaaACGAAAGTGGTGGGCTGGATGATCAGAGGGTCTTGCTCTCCATGTGCTGTTCTAGTCCTAAGGGGGAAAGCAGTCCTTGTCCCAGAGCCATCTGACATAGAAGGTCAGTGCCATCTGAACGTCCTAGACAAGTAGTCCCAAAGCGGTGCTTAATAATCTCTGACAGGGAGGATCTAGATAAAgtcatgtgtgcatgcatgtgacaGAGACACACGATCGGGATGGTTAATTATTACCATCTTAGAGGGAGAAGGAGATACCCTTCCTCCAAACCTCTTCTATGCCCTGCTCCCACGAACATTTGGAGAAGAATGATGTTCAGCCCCAGTGGGGAACATGGAGGGATCAGAGACCCACTATGGCCTTTTTTGCAGGGGGCAGGGATGACGACCTCGATCTTTTCTCCATGCCACCATCCTTTTCTCAGCACTCAAGGGTATGCTGGGGAGTCAGGCATCTGAAGGCCAGAAGGACTCTCAGGTTGCCGGTGAGAGCATAAGGATAGGTCCAGGGAACTGCGTCTTACCTGGGGAAAGGCAATGTCAGGATGGGTAGGGTGCGCCCCTCCCCGGGAAGAGCAGTGAGAAAGCAGCGAGCTGTCAGTTTGAACAAGGTGAGGAACCGGGGCCCCAGAGCCATGTGGGGACAAGAGGTGCCCAGGCAAGTAGCAGGAATCTTGAAGTCCAAGGGCTTGTCAGCTGATGAGCTGAGTTCTTCTGACTGACTCtgaactcagccccaccccatTCGCAAGAAGGTCGGTCCCTCCCTTCTCATTGCTCAGAAGCCAGCTCAGGTAGAAAGGGCCCTGTGTGGAAACAGAAGTCCTGCCTCTGACAAGCCCTGTGACACTGGGCAAAGCTTAGTCTCTGAGCTCAGTATCCTTCAGGTGAAATGGGGAGATGCTGACCCTATTCCCCGCCACAACcagaaaactgaaggagaaataagCACAtacatagggagggtgggagggagggagacgcaagagggaagagatatgggaacatatgtatatgtataactgattcactttgttataaagcagaaactaacacaccattgtaaagcatttatactccaataaagatgtaaaataaataaataaataaatttaaaaaattctaaaaaaaaaaagaaagaagctcaTAGGTATAAAACTGCGGAAACAAGTTCCTGAGATTTCGTCAATCAGCCCAACTCTGCTTGGAGACAGAGGCTCAGGAATCAGGACTGAAGCCACTAAACCTTCTGTCGGGGcgggctggggaagggaggtcATATTAAGGCAGCAGAGACAGTGGTAGCCTTGAACCCTCTCAGATCTTTGTACCTGGGGTTGATCTCGTTCTTCACGAGGGTGAAGTAATTGTGCATCTTGTGCCAGAGGATGGGCTTGGGCAGGCTGCCGTTGGCGTGGATGGTGTGAATCTTTGCCATTTCTAAGGCAATTAGCCTACAGCAGAAAACAGGAAGAGTAGAGTATGAGTGTGGGGCAGGCCCTCCCCAGCTCAGCCACTCCTGAGCATAAAGAAATGGCCCTGCAAGGTCCACTGGGGCCAAGTGTAGGCTATTACAAATCTGTTAGGAGCTCTTGGTCCTGCAGAAGGAAGGTCTCAGCAGAAGGCGTGAAAATGAGATAAAGGCCTTCAGCTCAGCAGCTCCCCTTCCAGAACCAGAGCCGGGGGAGCTTCAGGGAGTGAAAGGGCAAAGCAGTGGGCCGTTGGCCATGGGTCAGTGACCCTGCCCCACCTCAAGGTTGAGTGCCTACAGCAACCCCTGAGGATAGAGGGGTCACCTGGAGAGGGAGGTggaacccctcccaccccccaccccagccccgcccccttgGACTCAGACCCACACCCTCAGGGGGAGGTAAATGCAGGGCACCGAGGAATCAGGGGGTGGTAATGCCACGCAGGGAAGAAACGCTTGTCTCTTATCAGTCTGGCCaaggtggggagggaagcaggctggcccagggcagcccctTCCTCTGCGGCAGGGAGTTGATGCTGGCGGCTGGGTGCCAAGGACGCAAAACAAACCAGCGTTCTATTTTCAAGTTCTCCTGTGGACATTATCCAAGGTCccgggagagaaggagggggcggtggggagaggagaaagcagaGCTGGGGAAGGTTGCTGGGAGAGGGCGGGGGTGGATAGAGGACTGactgggcagagagggaaggccTTGATAAGGACCCCAGCGTCTGAGGCCCTGTGTCCCAGCTGGGCTCCCCCAGTCCTCTGCCTGCTCTCCCTTCTGGAGCCCCACCCCCCCCTCAGCTGCCAAGCCTCCAGCATTCAAGCTTCCTTCGCCTCTGCCTGTTGCTCGAATAATAATCACTGGGAAAGACAACAAAGGCATTGGCTGTCTGAAACCTTGTTGCCGAGCTGTTCCAGGGGCACCCCCTCCCCTGGCCAGGTCCTTGGAAGGGACAGCCATCGCCCAACAGGATAGCAGGGCAGACTAGGGGCTCCTCCAGAAGCCCCCAAGGCTCCCACCTCCTAgagggtggagggggcagggggcgtGGCAGCGACCGAGTGGGTGAGAGATGAAGGCTGTGCTTTCAGAGGCgagaggccctggggcaggagggagcccgCCAGGGCTTGGGCAAGGCAGGGGAGCAGCCCCTGAGACCCGGGGTTCCCCTACCCAAAGGAAGATTCCGAAAAGAGCCTAAACAGAGTGTTTCCTTGAATATCAATAGGGCTGTTGTCTGGAATAGCAATGAAAGTAACCTCAACAGTCAGCGTTTTTGTGCTGCAAAGCCTCGCAGGAGGCGGAGGTTGGGAGGTGAGGGTCCTCTTCCTCCCTGCCTTTCCCTCAGAGATCCACCTTCATCCCAGAAGGATAATGGTCTATCCTGGGAAAATCATCAAGGAAGGGTCTACCTCCCATACTTATCCCACTTTCTGGCTCTCCCCCAAATGTAAAGTTCTTCTTATTATCAAACCTAAATCCATCTTCAATCTTCCTGACAATGGTAATTGTTTCCATGAAAGAATGAGTGACAGCATCAGATTCCCAGAGGTGGCGGGAGACTGGGAGTGGTGAGGACCTGACAATATCTGAGCTTTTTTGCACAAGACTGAGGGAGAGCTGGGAGGGGTACTGTGGGAGAAGTCAGGACAGAGTTCCCCCGGCCCCGCTCTGACCTCACATCTCTAGCTGGGTGCATTTTGAACTACCACCTGGAGCCTGAGAAGACCCTCGCACAGGGCTgcatgtcccccacccccaccccagatacacacacacacggctacAACATACAACTCCACATGAATATCCTGAGGCTCAACCAGCCCGGGAGGCAGTGCTCTCAGATTTCCTTCTTCTAAGTCCCTAGAGGGCCTGCTAGGGGTTCCCTGCAAATAGGGCCAGGCGCAGTAGCTTGAGGTCAGCTGGGTAGCAGGTGACGGCTAAGAAGCTTCTTGGTCTACTCCCTGCCTGGGCTTTCCTGTTTCCCTTCAAGATCTGAAAGGCTCCTTCCCCTTAGGTGGGACAGGACAGATCGCAAGGGTCTCAAGCAGACCCCCATGCTGTTGTTCCCGGTGTCAGGGGTAAATTTCAGTTTGCCTCAAGCGTCACTACGGTCTGAGGGCCCTGCACATGGGCGTGGCattgtggggaggaagaaggaTCCTGCTGGACATCCTTGCTCAGCATGGTCAGAGGAGAGCATAATATGGGCTCTTCTTTGGTTCTCCCCCTTCCAGACCCCCAACAGTGGCATCTACAGGGCTTAAAGGTTAAGTCCAGTTCCTGGGTCCTACACATCCAGGCATTTAATAGGAGCAGCTCTCTGGGGGCCATGGGTCCTTGTGAGCCTCTGGAAGGAAGCCTCAGCGGTTCCCTAAACCTGGGCTCCTACCTTGTCAGGAAGCCCAGAAGGAGCTCAGACTGGGATGGGGAGGCATCTCTCTGGGTTGGTACAACCACACTCACCCTGGATAAGGCCCATTTTCCAGGAATGCCTGAGCCCTCGGCAGGAGGGGAGGCACAGGAAACCCTGAGCACTCTGGGGATTTCACTTCCAAGGCTCCGAGATGTTTCCAGGTCAGACTTGGGATGGGTGGAGGACTGAGGCATGGGCCAGGAAGCAGATCCCCCTTTGGTCCCATGTTCACCAAAATTCTCACTTGCCTCCCCAAGAACACATCCTTTTAGCAGACCCCACTGAAAATCTACACAGAACTATAGCTCCTCTCTGCAGAGCAAGGcacgtaaacacacacacatttttcatgCAATTTCAGGGAGTTCACAGATCTTAAGAGTCTCTTTCATGGACGCcactccaccagggaagctggcCAACGATTTCAAAGCCCAAGGCCTGTGGAATCATGGAGATGAATGATACACTGGGCACCCTCCTCACCTGAAGAGCCGGGGCTCACGGATGTGCTCTGGCCCCAGGGCCATGCCCCTCATGTACTCGTAGCACAGCCCATTCTGGAAGGTGCAGTAGAGTTTGGGGGCGCAGCCATGTGCTCGCAGCAGCTGGAAGTTCCTGACCTCATTCTCCCGGTCCACCAGCAGCTCTGTCCGCTCCCCGTACACCCGGACCAGCACACAGTCCTGCATGTCCTCCTCCACGTAGCAGGCCACCAGCTTGTTGGTAATGCCATCAGTGAAGCGCTGGCATGGGGGAGAGGGATGTGTGGGGCAGGGACTCTGCTCTTGCCTCGTGGTGACCCAGCTCCAGCACAGGGTGCTCGTTTGAATGCTGAGCACAATTGCACAGAACCCCCGTCCTTTAGCCCTCTCACTTAGTAAAGAGCTCAGCACTGCTCCTAACCCTCCACCCTCTCCCAATGCTTGAGGTAGACCAGAgagttcaagaaaaaaatggcagcTTGGGCTTAGCCCAGGCATGCTTCTCCTGGGTCTGCCTCTAGTGGATGGGATTTGGCGGTGGAGGAATTTTCACACCACTTACCTCCCCCCTCCACTTTTCACTCTCCCATCGGGCCCTGAAAGAAACCTCCATGGACCAGGATGCAGCAGACGGAGGGGAGTCACCTAGGACGTGTACAGCCTGATCCAACTTGCCTCTCACCACCTGCCAGGCAGAGGGCTCCTTGCGGTCCCCCTTGCCCCACGCAGCGGCAGGGGTAAAGGAGGGCACTGAGGTTGGCACCCACCCCAGGGCCAGGGGGTCAGAGCTCCTTAGGGCcagaagagacagagacagtAGATCCTGGGAAGGTTCTCTGGGTAGGGTGACAAGGAGGAATGAACCATGGAATTTATGGGGCACGGTGTGAGAGAGCTGGAAGGGGCCTTAGGGACATTCGAAGTAATAAAAGGTGGGGacactgaggaccagagaggggaGGGACTGGAAGACATCATGTTAGGCCAGTGCTGGAATTAACCTCAGGCCTGCTTGATGCCCTGATGGTTTTACACTAAAgttgtcttttattttgaaaatgttacccattcacccctcccccaaaagGGGTCTGTCAACCTTCACACATGGTCCTGAACCGCACCTTTCCCCACCCAGAAGGCCCACCAGCATGGAGTTCCTACCACTCCAGCATAAGCTGCAAGGTGCCCACTCAGGGCAGCATCCTCCACAGGCAGCTCCCAGAGGGAATGGGACAGCTGAAGACTCTTTACAGAGGAGGCAGGTCTGCTGGGAAGTCAGCCTGAGGCTCCTCAGGGGGAGCCTCTGCCCACGTCTGTGTCCCTGCCAATGTGCCCAGCAGAGCGAGGAGGTGCCCTGTGTAGGGGGAGCTGAGGCAGAGCTAGGGGCGATGGTGAGGCTTTCTACGCAGCTCAGGGCTCGGGGCTAGCTGGAATTCCTCAGGGTGGCTCCTGGGACCAGCAGGAACAGCCCGGAGCCCGGAGGCTTTGCTCCCACTATGGGGTGTGTGAGTGTGGGGGGTGCCCTTAAAAGTTCCTGCCTCCGCAGGTTTCAGAGCCGGATGGCTACTTGCTTCTGGGCAGCGAGGGGCACCGGCGCACACCGACAGGGGGTGGGGCCCGCACGCACAACGTGCTGACAGTGGGCAGGTGGATCTCCCGCGTGCCCGAGAGCCCCaggaggaggggtgtgtgtggagggcCGAGGGAGGCGGGAGCCTAGCTTTGCTTAGGGACCAAAATAGATGGAGAAGGAAATACATACGCAAACCACCATTTCAGCCCTCTTCTGGGCAGCAGCCGCGCACCCCTGGGACCGACACCCGGAAGGATGCACGAACACACGTCCACGCATCCCCGTTCCAGCCCCGGCGGGGCCCCATCCCCTGCCCCGCGCCCGCTCTGCTACCTTGGTCCGAACTTGCTGGGGCTTCCAATGTGGCCGCAGCTCCCGGATGAGGCGCAGGGCGCCGGGGAGGATGTCGTCCTGGTCCACGGATATGCCGAAGCACGGGACGGCGGCGGCCCTCGGGGGGCCCGGCGGTTCCCGGCAGCCCGCGCCGGCCGCAGCCTTCTCCTCCATGCCCCATGAGCACTGCGGGCAAGGCGCCTGCCTCCTCAGGTAAAAGGGCGAGCACGGCAGGGGAGCCGAAGGGGGCACAGCCATTCCCTGCAGCCCCACCCCCTCGGAGCCGCCGCGCGGACGCTAGCCCCCGCGGGGGGGCCCGGCGCGGGAGTGGGAGTGGTAGAGGAGGGGCCAGGGGAAGTCCATGACTCAGGAGCCAGCGGCCCGCTTCAATCGCCGCCTCGCAGCCGGGCGCCCGAAGCCGAAGCCGACCCGGGAACGCCGGGGCCCGCCGCGATTGTGACATCACGGGCcgcggggcgggggccgcgggaacgctcc harbors:
- the ETNK2 gene encoding ethanolamine kinase 2 isoform X2, with the translated sequence MAVPPSAPLPCSPFYLRRQAPCPQCSWGMEEKAAAGAGCREPPGPPRAAAVPCFGISVDQDDILPGALRLIRELRPHWKPQQVRTKRFTDGITNKLVACYVEEDMQDCVLVRVYGERTELLVDRENEVRNFQLLRAHGCAPKLYCTFQNGLCYEYMRGMALGPEHIREPRLFSLSADVPKVEVLERELAWLKEHLPQLDSPVVFCHNDLLCKNIIYDSTKGHVRFIDYEYAGYNYQAFDIGNHFNEFAGVNEVDYCWYPARETQLQWLRYYLQAQKGMAVTPREVERLYVQVNKFALASHFFWALWALIQSQFSTIDFNFLRYAVIRFNQYFKVKPQVSALEMPK
- the ETNK2 gene encoding ethanolamine kinase 2 isoform X3, coding for MAVPPSAPLPCSPFYLRRQAPCPQCSWGMEEKAAAGAGCREPPGPPRAAAVPCFGISVDQDDILPGALRLIRELRPHWKPQQVRTKRFTDGITNKLVACYVEEDMQDCVLVRVYGERTELLVDRENEVRNFQLLRAHGCAPKLYCTFQNGLCYEYMRGMALGPEHIREPRLFRLIALEMAKIHTIHANGSLPKPILWHKMHNYFTLVKNEINPSLSADVPKVEVLERELAWLKEHLPQLDSPVVFCHNDLLCKNIIYDSTKGHVRFIDYEYAGYNYQAFDIGNHFNEFAGVSLLLGTLGPHPEPVLHHRL
- the ETNK2 gene encoding ethanolamine kinase 2 isoform X1 is translated as MAVPPSAPLPCSPFYLRRQAPCPQCSWGMEEKAAAGAGCREPPGPPRAAAVPCFGISVDQDDILPGALRLIRELRPHWKPQQVRTKRFTDGITNKLVACYVEEDMQDCVLVRVYGERTELLVDRENEVRNFQLLRAHGCAPKLYCTFQNGLCYEYMRGMALGPEHIREPRLFRLIALEMAKIHTIHANGSLPKPILWHKMHNYFTLVKNEINPSLSADVPKVEVLERELAWLKEHLPQLDSPVVFCHNDLLCKNIIYDSTKGHVRFIDYEYAGYNYQAFDIGNHFNEFAGVNEVDYCWYPARETQLQWLRYYLQAQKGMAVTPREVERLYVQVNKFALASHFFWALWALIQSQFSTIDFNFLRYAVIRFNQYFKVKPQVSALEMPK